CTTATAATTTTAAAATGAAAGTTAGTATTCTGGATTAGATTGTTCGCTTATTGAAAGCGAAATGTAGTCGTATATTAACTTGCTACTCACGGAAGATTCTTGCAATAATGAACCTTTgggaagaaaataaaaaatgacGCTAAATCCTTACCTACATTTGTTAGAGCACTAACACACTGTATGATCATGCTAACGGCTAGCATACTCCAGGTATATAAGGGGGTGAATGTAGCATTATTTTGTATCTAATATAAAACTATATAGAGATCCGACATTACCAATAACGCTTGTCCCGGAACTATAACGTTAAAAAGGTGTGCCTACTAAAGGCATCGAATAttaaaagtatatatatatatacggGACGTGAGAAGCcaagagaaaaaattgAGTCCCAGGTatacaaaatgaaaatttaAGATCTTCCTTGGTATCATATGATTCGTTTAAGGCGCGCATTTAGGGTTAAGTCTCAAGTTCGGACTAGGTAAGTACCTTTTTTCCCGGTTTTTCGGAATttagcttttttttttttttttttcagtctTTTCTCGTTCTAAGGAACTTTACGATTGAAAATAACATCAACATTGAATAGtttgaaatgaaattacTTAAGATCTTGATCAGAAATAACACGTATGAAGTAAAGATTAAGGCAGTTGAAAGGATATAACTATTCGAGATACCCCAATTATAATTGGAATTGATCAATTTTGCCTCAAAGATTTATCACCAATGGATTTAAATGGAGATGAGAGGTCCAGCAACGGCGTTGTTGGTGAAGCGCAAAGATTGAAAGCATTGTACCAATACTATCTAGACCAGGCTACACCACATGTGAAGTACAGATGGGCTAGTTTGGCTGGTCTACTGGTGCTATTCATGTTTCGTATAGTCTTCAGTCAGGGCTGGTACGTGGTATGCTATTCTTTGGGTATCTATCTATTAAGTCAGTTCTTGGGCTTTTTGACACCAAAATTTGATGTGTCTTTACAGCAAAATGAGCAAAACGAAGAGCTAGAAGCCGGAGAAATGACAGATGAGTTCCGTCCATTCATTAGGAGGTTGCCTGAGTTCAAGTTCTGGCACAATGCGATTAGAGCTACCGTTTTATGCTTCTTTTTgactttcttttcaatttttgatattccAGTATTCTGGCCAATATTACTTATCTACTTCATTGTTCTCTTTGCTTTAACAATGAGAAAACAAATTAAACATATGATCAAGTACAAGTATGTTCCTCTGGATATTGGTAAGAAGAAATACACccaaaaatgaaaactgTTTCTGCATAGTATACATATCCCTTACGTTTTGTACGGAAATATTTTTAACACTTTATATGCTTGATGTCACTATATGGTAAGTATATAACCTTTTCTGCTACTTTCGTATCCATATAACTTTATAAAATTTAGAATATAATGTATTCAATCTGATCCGGCATTTCGTAGTTAAAAATATTCGATTTACTTACTCTgcttcttttattttagtAAATATATTTTGCCATTTAGAATATATCTTTCGACATTGAAAATAAGGCAAAATGTATATAAGAATAAAATAGTGTTAAGGTTTTCGCAGTTTTTAAGAAGCACTACAATTTTTTGCGGTTGTTTCACCGAATAAGGTACACCTTGAACCAAGCACCAGGAAGCAATGAAGCTTATCAATAAGGTTGAAGGATCGGGTACCAATGAAGGTACTATCTTAACACTTCTTCCACAAGATAAAGAAGATTTGTTCACATTGTATAATATAATCAATACTGATGATGAGATTATCTttaagaagaaagtgacCTCTAAAACTGAGGAAAGtggcaagaagaaaactacacaacttgaaaaattgagAATTAGAGTTGTATCGTCAGAGTTTGAGCCTCAAAATGAATTCTTAAGGTATAAAGGTGTAACCACAGAGGATGATTACTCAAATGCCAACCAGGATATGCCAATTGGAAAATTCTTTAGTTTTACTATTGATTTCCAGTATCCTTTCACATTGATAAAAAGCGACTATAATTCGTATGTTTCCAATCTTATAAAGGAAGCTTGCAACATTGAAGGTCGTTCTGATATGGCTGCGGTTGTCTTACAAGAGGGCATTGCACATATATGTTTAATGAATTCATTCTCCACAGTGTTGAAGCATAAAGTCGAATATAGTATCCCAAAAAAGAAGCGGGCAACAGATATTATGAAATTTGATGATaaagttgaaaagttcTATAAGGCCACATATGAGTCTATGCTTAGACATTTTGACTTCGAGAGTTTAAAATGTATTATACTTTGCTCTCCAGGGTTTTATGCAAAGACACTCTACGACaaaattttgaattatGCTAGggaaaccaaaaataaaagtgtCCTTTCAAACTCTAATAAATTCTTAGTAGCTCATTGCTCCACTGGATATCTACAAGGAATTGACGAAGTCTTGAAAAACCCTGCCTATAAACATAAATTGGAAGATGTTAAAAATTCAAAGGAAGTCATAATAATGGATGAGTTTTTGGATCATTTAAATAAGGATGATTTCAAAGCATGGTATGGTGAGCAAGAGATTACAAAGGCCGCAGAATTAGCTGCAATAGATACATTATTGATATCTGATAGTTGGATGCGTTCTGATGATGTAAAAATTAGACAAAAGTCTTTGAACCTAGtcaaagaagttgaacaGAGTGGAGGAAAAGCTTACATTTTTAGTTCATTGCATAACATTGGTGAGGAGCTTGATCGTTTAACCGGTATTGCTTGCATCCTTAAGTACCCTATTCCAGATTTGGATGAAGATATTGACGACGTTAGTGACGAAGATAATTAATAAATATTAAAACACGTTTTATCAGAATGTCTAATTAAGCGTATTTAGCTGTTTAACGTTCTTAAATCCCAGTTTAATGATTAATTGTTACATTTGGTATAAGTAAAAGTTATCATTTATATGTCTGCCTTTAAGGTTCTACTGAACCAATGCATCATTAGTAGTTATTGCATggaaatatataatataatataaaaaaataatggaaaaacaatacaataaaacactaaaataaaataaaataaattgagaaaaaatcgaaaaaatATTGAGAAGATTCTAGTGGAATGAGTAATCATGTGACTAAGTATtataaaaatataatattataaataatttaatttaaatTTTTAAACTTTCTACtaaattaaagaaaaaataattatgtttttattattataaatatttacttttttattttttataataaaatatagttttgaaatcatattttaaaataatattaaaaaacaCAGTTCCGAAAAATAATTTAATtataaaaataaagggGACtaagttaaaaaaataatgctCTTACTTTTAGATCATGTGTTGATTTATGGAAATTGCTGtgaaagtgaagaaatcaCTTCTTAATATTGGAATAGCGCTACTTTCAACATTATTGAGTATCATGGAGATTCGTTTAAAACCGAGATTTCTATTTTAACGTTTAGAGTTATACTATGTaaaaattatattttattatgttatttattttttttattttgattaaATTTCATCTTAGTATATTGTttaatatttattttttgaaatgaCTTAtaaaaattgaaataatTTTAATGCCTTACCTCGCAATTTGATGATATACCAACAATATAATATCCTCATGACTTTTAATGTCATTCCGTTAAAACTACAAATAATCCCAGAATAACACTGTAAATCGAATGAAACCCTTGTGTGTCCCAGGCTTTTAACTTTAAGTAACTATATTAGAGAGGAAATAGatcattaaaaaaaataagtaGTTAATGATTGAACTGACACAGTTAAAGAATTATAGATCGCAAATACGAGTCATTGCTATTCTGCGCGTTACTGTTCTCGTGTTTTCGTTTCTAGTTGACAAAAGCTCCTCCGACGTTGACTTTGAACATTCTGCAagttcattattttttagtAAATGAGAGCATTGGTGATTATCTGATGTTTCCATTTGAATCGAGTTTTCTTTGGTCTGACAGAAGGAATCAGTTAACAAACTCCGATCAACGCAAGAACAATCGACGCTCAAttcctcatcttcagaTCCTAAAAGTAGTTCACGCCTACTAGATATTTTACTACAATCTTGTTTGAGGCGATTTAGGAACGTCGATGACAGTGTAACAGTATAAGAACTGGAGCACTCTCGGGTATTATCGATAGTAAGCAAGGAACCTTCCATTGTCAAACGTGATTTCTCTGCTGGATGCTTATCATATTGGAGATTCACAAAAGCATTTTTATTCAAATCTGACGAAGATTGTGTAGCACTCACTTTTTGTTTACGTTGAACCGATTCCCATGGTATTGGGTTAACTTCTTTAAAATTCTTGCTGCTATTTTGACTCTCGATGATTAAGGTTCCATCATATAATGTAGCGCTGAAAACGCTTGCCTTGGATACACGCGGTTTATTTTTATTCGAcacaatttcatcaatttcacTCTTTGGACAGCTCTTCGAATTAAACCATCTGTGCAAAATATGCGATCTAAATTTCCCTTC
The Kluyveromyces marxianus DMKU3-1042 DNA, complete genome, chromosome 1 DNA segment above includes these coding regions:
- the RER1 gene encoding protein retrieval receptor, whose amino-acid sequence is MDLNGDERSSNGVVGEAQRLKALYQYYLDQATPHVKYRWASLAGLLVLFMFRIVFSQGWYVVCYSLGIYLLSQFLGFLTPKFDVSLQQNEQNEELEAGEMTDEFRPFIRRLPEFKFWHNAIRATVLCFFLTFFSIFDIPVFWPILLIYFIVLFALTMRKQIKHMIKYKYVPLDIGKKKYTQK
- the DOM34 gene encoding protein DOM34, whose product is MKLINKVEGSGTNEGTILTLLPQDKEDLFTLYNIINTDDEIIFKKKVTSKTEESGKKKTTQLEKLRIRVVSSEFEPQNEFLRYKGVTTEDDYSNANQDMPIGKFFSFTIDFQYPFTLIKSDYNSYVSNLIKEACNIEGRSDMAAVVLQEGIAHICLMNSFSTVLKHKVEYSIPKKKRATDIMKFDDKVEKFYKATYESMLRHFDFESLKCIILCSPGFYAKTLYDKILNYARETKNKSVLSNSNKFLVAHCSTGYLQGIDEVLKNPAYKHKLEDVKNSKEVIIMDEFLDHLNKDDFKAWYGEQEITKAAELAAIDTLLISDSWMRSDDVKIRQKSLNLVKEVEQSGGKAYIFSSLHNIGEELDRLTGIACILKYPIPDLDEDIDDVSDEDN